One genomic window of Cystobacter ferrugineus includes the following:
- a CDS encoding response regulator, which produces MGNESAPLILIVDDYQDAREMYAEYLEFSGYRVIEARNGLEAVEKAMEFLPAVILMDLSLPVMDGWEATRRLKGDERTKAIPVVALTGHALDGHSREAQDAGCDSYVTKPCLPDALLREVRRMLATVKPVA; this is translated from the coding sequence ATGGGAAACGAATCCGCACCCCTCATCCTCATCGTGGATGACTACCAGGACGCCCGGGAGATGTACGCCGAGTACCTGGAGTTCTCCGGCTACCGCGTCATCGAGGCGCGCAACGGGCTGGAGGCGGTGGAGAAGGCCATGGAGTTCCTGCCCGCCGTCATCCTCATGGACCTGTCCCTGCCGGTGATGGATGGCTGGGAGGCCACGCGCCGGCTCAAGGGCGACGAGCGCACCAAGGCCATCCCCGTGGTGGCGCTCACCGGGCACGCGCTGGATGGGCACTCGCGCGAGGCCCAGGACGCGGGCTGTGACTCGTACGTCACCAAGCCGTGCCTGCCCGACGCCCTGCTGCGCGAGGTGCGGCGCATGCTCGCCACCGTGAAACCGGTGGCCTGA